The genomic DNA GAAGCATACTGGATCGAATGTGGGCCTGTGTGCTATATGTAGATTAGCGCAATGTCATCGCGATATTAAATCTCAAGATTTTCTCACCTGTAGTCATGGTGGGCTACAGAATCCGCGTTTTGGAAATTTCCGATGGTTGTCGTTCAAGGTTGAATGACCGCCGAAGCAGCGCTCCGCCGACGGCCTCAGGTTAGAAGCTGAATCAGCGAGTGCACACCGCCTTTGGACTACGCTACATGTGATTGGGTTTCTGATGATCGACAGTCTTAGGAACAACTTTGGCCCGCTCTTCAATGACGCTGCGGAGTGCAGGAAATTTCTATAGAAAGTCCGTCTTGCTGACCCCGCTGGGGCCGAGTCCGCCTCCACAACCATGAACAAAGAAGCACCGCTCTCAATTGCCGAGCGCGACTTCATCCTCAATGCTCTGCGTGAGGATGTAAGACTCGATGGCCGTCAGGCCGATCAATTCCGTCCCTTAAATGTGTCGTTCGGCGAAGAATACGGGCATGTGAAGGTCCAGCTTGGCAAGACCAGGTGAGTTCTTAGTGCTCGAGGTTTAGTCTTCAGAGATAGATGTTAATCTCAGCTTACAGCCTCATTGTCCGCATCTCGTCTGAAGTTACGAAACCCCATGATGACCGTCCATTCGATGGAATCTTTACTATTGCCCTGGAGTTGACGGCTATGGGCTCTCCCGCTTGGGAGAATGGCCGGTATGTTTATGTCCAACTTATAATGCCGGGAGATATATAGTTAATGTATCCTGGGACAAAAGACAGGGCGACCTTGAGACATATGTGTCCAACGTCTTAGACAGGGTGATCCGTCATTCGAATGCCCTTGATACGGAATCGCTTTGCGTTTTGAAGGGTGTCAGCTGCTGGAATGTTCGGGCAGACGTGCACATCACAAACTACGATGGCAACCTGATTGATGCGGCCTGTATTGGAGTTATGGCGGGCCTTCAGCATTTCCGTCGGCCAGATGCCGTCGTCAAGGACGGTCAAGTGATCGTCTACGGAGTCGACGAGCGGGTCCCAGTCGCATTGAATATCACCCACAAACCATTATCGGTCACATTTCATACCTTTGATGAAGGAAAGCGGGTCATTGTGGATGCCACtcggaaagaagagcaggCCTCTGAGGCGGACGTGGTCATGGGCCTGAATAATGCAGGCGATGTGTGCTACCTCTCGAAGTTCTCTGGGTCCCCGGTTAGTGCCATGGTGTTCGTGAATAAGTCATCCGTTGCACTTGAGAAAGTGAAGGAGATCAACGGCATCATTGACAAGGCGCTACAAGCTGACCTTGCAAAACGGGCTAAGGGCGGCTTGATAGAGGAGTCTAGAGCAACGAACGATCGGTAGACATGCGAACCTTTCATAATTTTGATCTATCTTTTCAAATGGGAATCAATGTGCTTAATACGCTTAAGATTTGTTGTATTATAGATATCAAATAACGGAGTCCATTTTGCGTGTTCTCGGTATTACTCAAATTATTATCAATGATCGTCCTACACGGACAAAGacctccctccaccttttttttttctccttgccCTTTACCTCCTTGAGTACAGACGTCTTGACAGTAGATAGGATACTTTGAGTTGTGGCCAGGCAGCAATCACTAGTGGGACTGTATCTCCCATCTGTTTCAAGTAAAATTGGACCCACggtggagagaaagtgaCAgatttaatttaaatatgCAACACTCGGCATTGCAGCACTCATGCGTTCGGTGGACGTTCTAGAGCTGGCTTGTCGTTACAGTTTCTAATACTGGAAATTCTCGATGCTGAGAGAGTTGGAGGCATCACAGTGACATCTGAACTGTAGGAGTTCTCGTAATGAGAGCGTACAGATCATCTGGTACATCTA from Aspergillus oryzae RIB40 DNA, chromosome 7 includes the following:
- a CDS encoding exosome non-catalytic core subunit RRP45 (exosomal 3'-5' exoribonuclease complex, subunit Rrp45) → MNKEAPLSIAERDFILNALREDVRLDGRQADQFRPLNVSFGEEYGHVKVQLGKTSLIVRISSEVTKPHDDRPFDGIFTIALELTAMGSPAWENGRQGDLETYVSNVLDRVIRHSNALDTESLCVLKGVSCWNVRADVHITNYDGNLIDAACIGVMAGLQHFRRPDAVVKDGQVIVYGVDERVPVALNITHKPLSVTFHTFDEGKRVIVDATRKEEQASEADVVMGLNNAGDVCYLSKFSGSPVSAMVFVNKSSVALEKVKEINGIIDKALQADLAKRAKGGLIEESRATNDR